Proteins encoded by one window of Sphingosinicella sp. BN140058:
- a CDS encoding NAD(+) synthase — protein sequence MTNAAFAALHRHGFVRTAAASPTGSAGDVSFNIDQTIALARDADARGCDLVVFPELNISSYAVDDLLLQEAFLDAVEAGVARICADTAALAPILVLGAPLRRNGRLYNCAVIVSRGEILGVVPKSFLPNYREYYEKRWFVSGVGLEGLSIAVAGRNVPFGTDLLFEAEDLPDFIFHVEICEDYWAPQPPSTHGALAGALILCNLSASNITIGKADERKLLCASQASRCCAAYVYAASGPGESTIDLAWDGQSAIYELGELLAESNRFDMEPELCVADVDVQRLRLERMRMPTFNDNAVAAGHPEKRVRRIRFAHRPSFEDVGFQRLLRRFPYVPNRIEQLDQDCYEAFNIQVQGLAKRFTTTSGKHLVIGVSGGLDSTHALIVAAKMCDYLKLPRSTILGFTMPGFATGDTTKSNAWALMKALGIVGEEIDIRPAAMQMLTDMGHPFARGETGEAVYDITFENVQAGLRTDYLFRLANQRSGFVVGTGDLSEVALGWSTYGVGDQMSHYGVNAGVPKTLIQYLVRWAIKTGQFDEDTNRILDAILMTKISPELIPAGEDEEMQSTEDKIGPYELHDFFLFHILRSGQAPSKVAFLAWQAWGDVERGLWPVGYPEQLKRSYDLATIRKWLEVFLFRFFQISQFKRTAIPNSPKVSAGGSLSPRGDWRAPADGTAKPWLDELKSAFEES from the coding sequence GTGACCAACGCCGCTTTTGCCGCCCTTCACCGCCACGGCTTCGTCCGGACCGCGGCGGCCAGCCCGACCGGCTCCGCCGGCGACGTCTCCTTCAACATCGATCAGACGATCGCCCTTGCCAGGGATGCCGACGCGCGCGGCTGCGACCTGGTGGTGTTCCCGGAACTCAACATCTCCTCCTACGCCGTCGACGACCTGCTCCTGCAGGAGGCGTTTCTGGACGCGGTCGAGGCGGGGGTCGCCCGCATCTGCGCGGACACGGCGGCGCTTGCTCCCATATTGGTGCTCGGTGCGCCACTCCGCCGCAACGGCCGCCTCTACAATTGCGCGGTGATCGTCTCGCGCGGCGAGATCCTGGGCGTGGTGCCGAAGAGCTTCCTGCCCAATTACCGCGAATATTACGAAAAACGCTGGTTCGTGTCCGGCGTCGGGCTCGAGGGGCTTTCGATCGCGGTGGCCGGGCGCAACGTGCCGTTCGGCACCGACCTGCTGTTCGAGGCCGAGGACCTTCCCGACTTCATCTTCCACGTCGAGATCTGCGAGGATTATTGGGCGCCTCAGCCGCCCTCCACCCACGGCGCGCTCGCGGGAGCGTTGATCCTGTGCAACCTTTCGGCCTCGAACATCACCATCGGCAAGGCCGACGAACGCAAATTGCTCTGCGCCTCGCAGGCGAGCCGCTGCTGCGCCGCCTACGTCTACGCCGCGTCGGGGCCGGGCGAGAGCACCATCGATCTTGCCTGGGACGGTCAGAGCGCGATCTACGAGCTCGGGGAATTGCTGGCGGAATCGAACCGCTTCGACATGGAGCCGGAATTGTGCGTCGCCGATGTCGACGTCCAGCGGCTCCGGCTTGAACGCATGCGCATGCCGACCTTCAACGACAACGCCGTCGCCGCCGGCCATCCGGAAAAGCGGGTCCGCCGCATCCGCTTCGCGCATCGCCCGAGCTTCGAGGACGTCGGCTTCCAGCGCCTGCTGCGGCGTTTCCCCTACGTGCCCAATCGCATCGAGCAGCTCGATCAGGATTGCTACGAGGCCTTCAACATCCAGGTCCAGGGCCTCGCCAAGCGCTTCACCACGACCTCGGGCAAGCATCTCGTCATCGGCGTCTCGGGCGGCCTGGATTCCACCCATGCGCTGATCGTCGCGGCGAAGATGTGCGACTATCTGAAGCTGCCCCGGTCGACCATTCTCGGCTTCACCATGCCGGGCTTCGCCACCGGCGACACCACCAAGTCGAACGCCTGGGCGCTGATGAAGGCGCTCGGCATCGTCGGCGAGGAGATCGACATCCGGCCCGCCGCGATGCAGATGCTGACCGACATGGGCCATCCGTTCGCCAGGGGCGAGACGGGCGAGGCGGTCTACGACATCACTTTCGAGAACGTGCAGGCGGGCTTGCGCACCGACTATCTCTTCCGCCTCGCCAATCAGCGCAGCGGCTTCGTCGTCGGCACCGGAGACCTCTCCGAAGTCGCGCTCGGCTGGTCGACTTACGGGGTCGGCGATCAGATGAGCCATTATGGCGTGAATGCCGGCGTGCCCAAAACGCTGATCCAGTATCTCGTCCGCTGGGCGATCAAGACCGGCCAGTTCGACGAAGACACCAACCGGATCCTCGACGCGATCCTGATGACGAAGATTTCACCGGAGCTGATCCCCGCCGGCGAGGACGAGGAGATGCAGTCGACCGAGGACAAGATCGGCCCCTACGAACTGCACGATTTCTTCTTGTTCCACATCCTGCGATCGGGTCAGGCGCCGTCGAAGGTCGCCTTTCTTGCCTGGCAGGCCTGGGGCGACGTCGAGCGCGGCCTGTGGCCGGTCGGATATCCCGAGCAGCTGAAGCGCAGTTACGATCTGGCGACGATCCGCAAATGGCTTGAAGTATTCCTGTTCCGCTTCTTTCAGATCAGTCAGTTCAAGCGCACCGCCATCCCCAATTCGCCGAAGGTCTCCGCCGGCGGCAGCCTCAGCCCGAGAGGCGATTGGCGCGCGCCCGCCGACGGCACCGCCAAGCCCTGGCTGGACGAGCTCAAGAGCGCCTTCGAAGAGTCATGA
- a CDS encoding CinA family protein: MNDTETLSPLLPNETEEATRRLLAKACERDLMFATAESCTGGMLASLLTDVKGVAHAFDRGFVTYTNEAKAEMLGVPIALIDDKGAVSKEVAIAMAEGALTRSRANIALSITGFADFGDEPGLVHFGCARAGRTTLHREEHFGPGGRGATRVKCMQTAIEMMTEML, from the coding sequence TTGAACGACACCGAGACCCTTTCTCCGCTCCTGCCGAACGAAACCGAGGAGGCCACAAGGCGCCTGCTTGCCAAGGCCTGCGAGCGCGATCTGATGTTCGCCACCGCCGAAAGCTGCACCGGCGGGATGCTCGCGTCCCTCCTCACCGACGTGAAAGGCGTCGCCCATGCCTTCGATCGCGGCTTCGTCACCTACACCAACGAAGCCAAGGCGGAGATGCTCGGCGTGCCGATCGCCCTGATCGACGACAAGGGCGCCGTCTCGAAAGAGGTGGCGATCGCCATGGCCGAAGGCGCGCTGACGCGCTCGCGCGCCAACATCGCTCTGTCGATCACCGGCTTTGCCGACTTCGGCGATGAACCGGGCCTGGTTCATTTCGGCTGCGCCCGGGCCGGACGCACCACCCTCCACCGCGAGGAGCATTTCGGCCCCGGCGGCCGCGGTGCTACACGCGTCAAATGCATGCAAACGGCAATTGAAATGATGACGGAGATGCTGTGA
- a CDS encoding HAMP domain-containing sensor histidine kinase has protein sequence MIVVSAIWILLLLGVGGYALDRVLTRELTRSFDGGLEYSLNALIASAEIGPDGEAYLNRPPADQRFIEPNSGLYFQISVAGGKAATGAAGNVDLDFPSRSLWDRRLQVSSRHNDFDVHVYNSQEFPDETLRIVERDVRIPGSALRWRFQVAQNREILDDQIDELRKTLVRAFGVLGFGLLVLAALQAVYGLWPLRRVRQAIVAIRSGERSRIDERFPREIEPLKDELNALLAHNEQQAEEARTHAGNLAHALKTPLTVITNAATAGSTDLPETVCREATTMRRQVDHHLARARAIGRRSSTQARSDVWPALVSVERAVSRLYENVTIDLAGDKKAAVRVERQDLDEMLGNLIENAAKYGGGRVFVTVKTTPKCVEVEVEDDGTGIPEAERVSIFARGARLDTGKPGTGLGLAIVRDVAEIYGGGIALEESEDLGGLLARLKLPLCAA, from the coding sequence ATGATCGTCGTGTCCGCGATCTGGATCCTGCTGCTGCTCGGCGTCGGCGGTTACGCGCTCGACCGCGTGCTCACCCGGGAACTCACCCGCTCGTTCGACGGCGGGCTCGAATATTCGCTGAATGCGCTGATTGCGTCGGCTGAGATCGGGCCCGACGGCGAGGCCTATCTCAACCGGCCGCCCGCCGACCAGCGCTTCATCGAGCCCAATTCCGGTTTGTATTTCCAGATCAGCGTCGCCGGCGGCAAGGCCGCGACCGGCGCCGCCGGCAATGTCGATCTCGATTTCCCGTCGCGCTCGCTCTGGGACCGCCGGCTGCAGGTGAGCAGCCGCCACAATGATTTCGATGTCCACGTCTACAACAGCCAGGAATTCCCGGACGAAACGCTGCGCATCGTCGAGCGCGACGTGCGCATCCCGGGGTCTGCCCTCCGCTGGCGGTTCCAGGTCGCGCAGAACCGGGAGATCCTCGACGATCAGATCGACGAACTGCGCAAGACATTGGTCCGCGCCTTCGGCGTGCTCGGCTTCGGCCTGCTCGTGCTCGCCGCGCTTCAGGCGGTCTACGGGCTATGGCCCCTGCGCCGCGTGCGGCAGGCGATCGTCGCGATTCGCTCCGGCGAGCGCTCGCGGATCGACGAGCGCTTCCCGCGAGAGATCGAGCCGCTCAAGGACGAGCTGAACGCCTTGCTCGCGCATAACGAGCAGCAGGCGGAAGAAGCGAGGACCCACGCCGGCAATCTCGCCCATGCGCTCAAGACTCCGCTCACCGTCATCACCAATGCGGCAACGGCGGGCAGTACCGACCTGCCGGAAACGGTGTGCCGCGAGGCGACGACGATGCGTCGCCAGGTCGATCACCACCTCGCCCGCGCCCGTGCGATCGGCCGCCGATCGAGCACGCAGGCCCGCTCCGACGTCTGGCCCGCTTTGGTCTCGGTCGAACGGGCGGTGAGCAGGCTGTATGAAAATGTGACGATCGATCTCGCCGGCGACAAGAAGGCGGCGGTTCGGGTCGAACGTCAGGATCTCGACGAGATGCTCGGCAACCTGATCGAGAATGCCGCCAAATATGGCGGCGGCCGGGTCTTCGTGACGGTGAAGACGACGCCCAAATGCGTCGAGGTCGAAGTCGAAGACGACGGCACCGGGATCCCGGAGGCGGAACGGGTCTCGATCTTCGCGCGCGGCGCGCGGCTGGACACCGGCAAGCCCGGCACCGGCCTCGGCCTCGCGATCGTTCGCGATGTCGCCGAAATCTACGGCGGCGGTATCGCGCTCGAGGAAAGCGAGGATCTGGGCGGCCTGCTCGCGCGGCTGAAACTGCCGCTCTGCGCGGCGTAA
- a CDS encoding polyprenyl synthetase family protein has protein sequence MIQLVAADLHHVNSVILDRMQSDVSLIPELAGHLIAGGGKRMRPMLTLACARLLDYGGARHHKLAAAVEFIHTATLLHDDVVDGSGLRRGRRTANIIWGNPASVLVGDFLFSRSFELMVEDGSLKVLRILSRASNVIAEGEVNQLTAQRRVETGEDQYLEIISAKTAALFAAACRIAAVVAERDEAAEQALDSYGRNLGIAFQLIDDAIDYVSDAETMGKGVGDDFRDGKITLPVILAFARGDEDERRFWRAAMEGSRTSDEDLAHATGLLHRHRAIEDSIARARTYGQRAIDALGPFPNGSAKAALVEAVEFAISRAY, from the coding sequence ATGATCCAGCTGGTCGCCGCGGACCTCCATCACGTCAACAGCGTCATCCTCGACCGGATGCAGAGCGACGTCTCCCTCATTCCAGAGCTTGCCGGTCATCTGATCGCCGGCGGCGGCAAGCGGATGCGGCCGATGCTGACTCTCGCCTGCGCCAGGCTGCTGGACTATGGCGGTGCCCGCCACCACAAGCTCGCCGCCGCCGTGGAGTTCATCCATACCGCCACCCTGCTCCACGACGATGTCGTCGACGGTTCGGGCCTGCGCCGCGGCCGCCGCACCGCCAACATCATCTGGGGCAACCCGGCCAGCGTGCTGGTCGGCGACTTTCTGTTCTCGCGCAGCTTCGAACTGATGGTGGAGGACGGCAGCCTCAAGGTGCTGCGGATCCTGTCGCGCGCTTCCAACGTGATCGCGGAAGGCGAGGTCAACCAGCTCACCGCCCAGCGCCGCGTCGAGACCGGCGAAGACCAGTATCTCGAGATCATCAGCGCCAAGACCGCCGCTTTGTTCGCCGCCGCGTGCCGGATCGCGGCGGTCGTCGCCGAGCGCGATGAAGCGGCCGAGCAGGCGCTCGACAGCTATGGCCGCAATCTCGGCATCGCCTTTCAGCTGATCGACGACGCGATCGACTACGTCTCCGACGCGGAGACGATGGGCAAGGGCGTCGGCGACGATTTCCGCGACGGCAAGATCACCCTGCCGGTGATCCTGGCCTTTGCGCGCGGCGACGAGGACGAGCGCCGCTTCTGGCGGGCAGCGATGGAAGGAAGCCGCACCAGCGACGAGGATCTCGCCCATGCGACCGGCTTGCTGCACCGGCACCGCGCCATCGAGGACAGCATCGCTCGGGCGCGGACCTATGGTCAGCGCGCGATCGACGCGCTTGGCCCGTTCCCGAACGGCAGCGCCAAGGCGGCTCTGGTCGAAGCGGTCGAGTTCGCGATCTCCCGCGCCTACTGA